GTGTACTAAATATCTCTGGGCGTACAATCGGAGACATGACCACCGACGACGACCTGCTTCGGCTCGAGAACCAGCTCTGCTTCGCCATGGTCACCGCGGCGCGCAACGTCGTCGCGGTCTATCGGCCCATCCTCGAGCCGCTCGGGCTGACGCACCCGCAGTACCTCGTGATGCTCGCCCTGTGGGAGCGCTCGCCGCGCTCCCTCACCGACCTGTCCGCAGAGCTCGCCCTCGAACCGGCCAGCGCCTCGCCTCTGGTCAAACGGCTCGAGAAGGACGGACTCGTCGAACGTGCGCGCAGCACCGCAGACGAGCGCCGTCTCGACATCACCCTCACCGACGCCGGTCGGGCGCTGCGAGCCAGAGCGATCGATGTGCCCCATGCCGTCATGGCCGCTGTCGGCACGGGCATCGATGAAGCCGCCTCGCTCAGGGACGCACTCAAGCCGTTCGCGGGTCGGACGACGGCGGATCTCTGAGCGGGTCGACGCCCGCTTCCGCGCCGACGACGGCGAACACCTAGGCTGACTGACATGACGGTCAGCGCGGAACGGGGTCGACGATCGGCCCCGCCCCGC
The window above is part of the Microbacterium sp. nov. GSS16 genome. Proteins encoded here:
- a CDS encoding MarR family winged helix-turn-helix transcriptional regulator: MTTDDDLLRLENQLCFAMVTAARNVVAVYRPILEPLGLTHPQYLVMLALWERSPRSLTDLSAELALEPASASPLVKRLEKDGLVERARSTADERRLDITLTDAGRALRARAIDVPHAVMAAVGTGIDEAASLRDALKPFAGRTTADL